In Pieris rapae chromosome 18, ilPieRapa1.1, whole genome shotgun sequence, one genomic interval encodes:
- the LOC111000611 gene encoding attacin-B — translation MSLTGNASENSDNTKNYSITGIKENGNNTMTANAYVNGYRDTPDPTKLGVPHYSVAGGSLTVESRGHSAGLAAQHIPNFGDRVTGSANLNLMNSETHKLDAHAFSTQTIPKAHPNFATHGGGVDYTYMNKHGASASVTHTPMFNKTDHNVGTHFNLHKTPTSSLDFNIGASKSKSPFSNGNWDKQGSFIFRKDF, via the exons atgtcactTACGGGAAATGCTTCAGAAAATTCGGATAACacgaaaaattattcaataactggtattaaagaaaatggtAACAATACCATGACAGCTAATGCATATGTTAATGGATATAGAGATACCCCAGACCCCACTAAATTGGGTGTCCCACATTACTCTGTCGCTGGAGGAAGCCTGACTGTTGAATC ACGTGGTCATTCAGCAGGTTTAGCAGCTCAACATAt ACCCAACTTTGGCGATAGAGTGACTGGTTCAGCAAATTTAAACCTAATGAATTCCGAGACACATAAATTGGATGCCCATGCTTTTAGCACCCAAACGATACCAAAGGCTCATCCGAATTTTGCAACCCATGGCGGAGGAGTCGATTATACCTAtat GAACAAACACGGTGCAAGTGCATCTGTGACTCATACCCCGATGTTTAACAAGACAGATCACAATGTGGGGACACACTTTAATCTCCATAAAACACCTACTTCTTCCCTAGACTTCAATATTGGGGCATCAAAGAGCAAATCTCCCTTTTCAAATGGTAATTGGGACAAACAGGGTTCGTTTATATtcagaaaagatttttaa
- the LOC123689984 gene encoding UDP-glycosyltransferase UGT5-like yields MFSPLLVSFLFIITVCESARILAIFPTPSVSHQVVFRPLTQELARRGHQVTVLTADPVFKNGTTENLTEIDVHDISYKLWRDNFVYKLEFGQKSTIYPQIEAAVNIIRKLTVVHLKHEKIQKLMSDPAEFDILLVEAWTTPSLVYSYIFKAPVILVSSYGMMIEIDETFGIQSHPILYHLALQQRLYNLTFWEKLDEFYKYWWFKRLWYNKENEEINAFREVLGPDLPEYCELKNNVDMLFLNIHTMWIDNQPLPANVISIWGIHKKPEKSLPKDLETYLDSSKHGVIYISFGTNAPSTTLPQEFIQTLIRVFSTLPYDVLWKWEADEMPGKSTNIKISKWLPQSDLLRHKNVKLFVTQGGLQSTDEAITAGVPLIGIPMLGDQWYNVEKFEKHRIGVRLDMETITEGVFSAAIKTVINDPSFKENIIRLRSIMADQPVSALDRAVWWTEYVLRHKGAKHLRAAGANMSRMQYYEIEFIFKLFIMIAIGFIIMIGLLYLCMQKVVFSKKVKIA; encoded by the exons ATGTTCAGTCCACTCCttgttagttttttgtttataataacagTATGTGAATCGGCAAGAATATTAGCAATTTTTCCGACGCCATCTGTGAGCCACCAGGTAGTATTTCGGCCTCTTACTCAGGAGCTAGCCAGGCGGGGCCATCAGGTTACAGTATTGACGGCGGacccagtttttaaaaatggaacaacTGAAAATTTAACGGAAATAGATGTTCATGATATTTCCTATAAATTATGGAGAGACAACTTTGTGTATAAGCTAGAATTTGGACAAAAAAGTACAATATATCCTCAAATTGAGGCAGCTGTGAATATAATACGTAAACTAACTGTGGTGCATCTGAAACatgaaaaaattcaaaaattgatGTCGGATCCTGCAGAATTTGATATTCTATTGGTGGAAGCGTGGACGACGCCGTCTTTAGTATATTCCTATATATTTAAGGCACCGGTTATTTTAGTGAGCTCCTATGGGATGATGATCGAAATTGATGAGACTTTTGGAATTCAATCGCATCCgattttatatcatttagCACTTCAGCAGAGATTATATAATCTGACGTTTTGGGAGAAACTAGACGAATTCTACAAATATTGGTGGTTTAAAAGGCTATggtataataaagaaaatgagGAAATTAATGCTTTTCGTGAAGTTTTGGGTCCGGATTTACCTGAATATTgtgaattgaaaaataatgttgatatgttatttttgaatatacacACAATGTGGATTGATAATCAACCTTTGCCAGCAAATGTTATATCTATTTGGGGTATTCATAAAAAGCCTGAGAAATCGTTACCAAAA gATCTTGAGACATATCTGGACTCTTCGAAACATGGCGTGATCTACATTAGCTTCGGAACTAATGCTCCTTCGACAACTTTACCACAAGaatttatacaaacattaataagAGTATTTTCCACACTTCCCTATGATGTTTTGTGGAAGTGGGAAGCAGATGAAATGCCAGGAAAATcgactaatattaaaatatcaaaatggcTTCCACAATCAGACCTACTGA GGCATAAAAATGTTAAGCTGTTTGTCACTCAAGGCGGTCTCCAATCAACGGATGAAGCCATAACTGCTGGGGTACCTCTCATAGGTATACCTATGCTTGGAGATCAATGGTACAATGTTgaaaaatttgagaaacacAGAATTGGTGTTCGACTTGATATGGAAACAATAACTGAAGGTGTTTTTAGTGCAGCGATTAAAACCGTAATAAACGATCCAAG TTTTAAAGAGAACATTATAAGACTTCGAAGCATCATGGCTGATCAGCCTGTGAGTGCATTAGATCGAGCCGTTTGGTGGACGGAATATGTTTTAAGACATAAGGGGGCGAAACATCTCCGAGCGGCCGGGGCAAATATGTCCAGGATGCAATATTATGAAatcgaatttatatttaaattatttataatgattgcAATCggttttatcattatgatagGACTATTGTATCTGTGTATGCAAAAAGTTGTATTCTCCAAGAAGGTTAAAATAGCTTAG